A genomic segment from Microbacterium sp. SORGH_AS_0428 encodes:
- a CDS encoding PTS sugar transporter subunit IIA produces the protein MTRARQDRVLGILVRERDWITAATLADLLGVTPRSIRSYVTALNARAAGAVESGPLGYRAGAEAAATLRAHTTDAGTPRDRLHTIVRALLAGDEGIDVFETADRLFVSAATLESDLARVRGLLGGTELVLERSASRARLIGSEAAQRRLLSRLVHDEMDEGAFDLSALRRTLGEESVAPRAFGQFKAELVAQLSELGYYVNEFGIADVLMHIAISADRVSLGRALDEAATTPTDAQAAIARVIDELAQEHLGVRLGTGDTIHLATIVLTRIVAPGAAESARTPLDAEVEQVVSEVVAEAASEFLVDILAPEFVQRLSLHVQNLRLRARENAWSRNPLTRSLKSTYPMIFDVAVYIASRLQERLDIPLLDDEIAYIAMHVGGQLERSRRSDNLLTATIVCPGYYELHELLRSSVDRSLGQAIEVMDVETRVDPDWAAIDTDLVLTTIDAPVSGDRFVRIQPFLTPSDIERVQAVAGRIRRGRRLARLRAELERYFDASSFVRGLDASEGEDGVIRQLGGLLVQRGVIDADYVERAIERERLSSTAFTDALAVPHAIGMTAVRTAIAIGIADPPMPWGDSRVQVVALAAFSETDREAFQTVFEQFVEVFSERDSVQRIVRRGADFSAFLDELVAVIDG, from the coding sequence GTGACGCGAGCGCGACAGGACAGGGTGCTGGGCATTCTGGTCCGCGAGCGTGATTGGATCACCGCCGCGACGCTCGCCGACCTCCTCGGGGTGACCCCGCGCAGTATCCGCAGCTATGTCACCGCGCTGAACGCGCGTGCAGCGGGAGCCGTCGAGTCGGGCCCGCTCGGTTACCGCGCCGGCGCCGAGGCGGCCGCCACCTTGCGCGCTCACACGACGGATGCGGGAACCCCGCGCGACCGCCTCCATACGATCGTGCGGGCGCTGCTCGCCGGCGATGAGGGCATCGACGTCTTCGAGACGGCCGACCGGCTGTTCGTCAGCGCCGCCACCCTCGAGTCCGACCTGGCCCGCGTGCGCGGCCTCCTGGGGGGCACCGAGCTCGTCCTGGAGCGCTCCGCGTCCCGAGCGCGGCTCATCGGTTCGGAAGCAGCACAGCGCCGGCTCCTCAGTCGCCTCGTGCACGACGAGATGGATGAGGGGGCCTTCGACCTTTCGGCACTGCGGCGCACACTGGGGGAGGAGTCCGTCGCGCCCCGCGCGTTCGGCCAGTTCAAGGCGGAGCTCGTCGCGCAGTTGAGCGAGCTGGGCTACTACGTCAACGAGTTCGGCATCGCCGATGTGCTGATGCACATCGCGATCTCGGCCGACCGGGTCTCGCTCGGTCGCGCGCTGGACGAGGCTGCGACGACGCCGACCGATGCGCAGGCGGCGATCGCCCGGGTCATCGACGAGCTCGCGCAAGAGCATCTGGGTGTGCGCCTGGGCACGGGGGACACGATCCACCTCGCCACGATCGTGCTGACGCGCATCGTCGCCCCCGGTGCCGCCGAGTCCGCGCGGACGCCCCTGGACGCCGAGGTGGAGCAGGTGGTGAGCGAGGTGGTGGCGGAGGCCGCATCCGAGTTCCTCGTCGACATCCTCGCGCCCGAGTTCGTACAGCGTCTGAGTCTGCACGTGCAGAATCTGCGGCTTCGCGCTCGGGAGAACGCGTGGTCGCGCAACCCCCTGACCCGCTCGCTGAAGTCGACCTATCCGATGATCTTCGACGTCGCCGTCTACATCGCGAGCCGCCTGCAGGAACGCCTGGACATCCCGCTGCTGGACGACGAGATCGCCTACATCGCGATGCACGTCGGCGGTCAGCTCGAGCGCAGCCGCCGCTCCGACAACCTGTTGACGGCGACCATCGTGTGCCCCGGGTACTACGAGCTGCACGAACTGCTCCGATCGAGCGTCGATCGTTCGCTCGGGCAGGCGATCGAGGTGATGGACGTCGAGACGCGGGTCGACCCCGATTGGGCCGCGATCGACACGGACCTCGTCCTGACCACCATCGATGCGCCCGTATCGGGCGATCGCTTCGTGCGGATCCAGCCGTTCCTGACGCCCAGCGACATCGAGCGCGTGCAGGCCGTGGCCGGCCGCATCCGTCGTGGACGTCGCCTTGCGCGCCTGCGCGCCGAACTCGAACGCTACTTCGACGCGTCCTCGTTCGTGCGCGGGCTCGATGCTTCCGAGGGCGAGGACGGCGTCATCCGTCAGCTCGGCGGACTGCTGGTGCAGCGCGGCGTCATCGACGCGGACTACGTCGAGCGCGCCATCGAGCGTGAGCGTCTGTCGTCGACGGCGTTCACCGACGCGCTCGCCGTGCCGCACGCGATCGGGATGACGGCGGTGCGCACGGCCATCGCCATCGGTATCGCCGATCCTCCCATGCCATGGGGTGACTCACGGGTGCAGGTCGTCGCGCTCGCGGCATTCTCCGAGACCGACCGCGAAGCGTTCCAGACCGTGTTCGAACAGTTCGTGGAGGTGTTCAGCGAACGCGATTCCGTGCAGCGCATCGTGCGTCGCGGTGCCGACTTCTCCGCCTTCCTCGACGAACTCGTCGCCGTCATCGACGGCTGA
- a CDS encoding PTS sugar transporter, whose translation MRILVVCGAGASSTFVAQRLQRAAVSAGLDLQAEAVPHAALAARIGEAELVLIGPHLTQVADSIREDAARHGVSVIVLPEDIFTDRDGRRTLDLITNQTASLPGPTA comes from the coding sequence ATGAGGATCCTGGTGGTGTGCGGCGCTGGTGCGTCGAGCACATTCGTGGCACAGCGGCTGCAGCGAGCGGCGGTGTCCGCCGGGCTCGATCTCCAGGCCGAAGCCGTACCGCACGCCGCGTTGGCGGCGCGGATCGGCGAGGCGGAGCTCGTGCTCATCGGACCGCATCTGACCCAGGTGGCGGACAGCATCCGCGAGGATGCGGCGCGCCACGGAGTCTCCGTGATCGTCCTGCCCGAGGACATCTTCACGGACCGAGACGGTCGGCGAACGCTCGACCTGATCACGAACCAGACAGCGTCGCTCCCCGGCCCCACGGCCTGA
- a CDS encoding HPr family phosphocarrier protein — protein MSLATRTVRIGSSHGLHARPAKLFAQAAKDAGVPVTIAKDSGAATNAASILGVISLGLDYGDYVTLTVDGGDAEAILDRLADLLTTDHDAA, from the coding sequence ATGTCCCTCGCAACCCGTACCGTGCGCATCGGCTCGTCGCACGGCCTGCACGCCCGCCCCGCGAAGCTCTTCGCCCAGGCGGCCAAGGATGCGGGAGTCCCGGTCACGATCGCGAAGGACTCGGGCGCGGCGACGAACGCCGCCAGCATCCTGGGCGTCATCTCGCTCGGACTGGACTACGGCGACTACGTGACCCTGACCGTGGACGGCGGCGACGCCGAGGCCATCCTCGACCGTCTCGCCGACCTGCTGACCACCGACCACGACGCCGCCTGA
- the ptsP gene encoding phosphoenolpyruvate--protein phosphotransferase, whose protein sequence is MSTTIPGVGIGLGVAQGPVARMAAPLPAPADEPSTLDVAAETARVREAVAAVARELEQRGATAGGAAQDVLEAQAMMAEDPALESEVDTRLAAGATAERAVYDAFASFRDTLVAVGGYLGERAADLDDVAQRVIARLQGVAAPGLPEPGHPYVLVATDLAPADTALLDLDQVLALVTSEGGPTSHTAILAREKGIVAIVGAAGAADLVDDQVVIVDAAAGIVTTHPSEEELRRAQNRADARAAAASAPITPGALSDGTAVPLLANLGNPEGAAEAVALGAEGVGLFRTEFLFLSSANAPTVAQQKESYTRLLAAFRGKKVVVRALDAGADKPLAFLNDAHEENPALGLRGLRALRANEDILREQLTALSEADAAVAASGEPADLWVMAPMVATVEETIYFVELAREFGIKTAGVMVEVPSSALLADRVLKHADFASIGTNDLTQYTLAADRLLGSVAGFQDPWHPAVLGLIGTTGRAGRELGKPVGICGEAAADPLLAVVLVGLGATSLSMAPTALADVRATLLKYSLEDARRIAEAALAADDAASARDAARAASTPAP, encoded by the coding sequence ATGAGCACCACCATTCCCGGAGTCGGCATCGGACTCGGCGTCGCGCAGGGGCCCGTCGCCCGCATGGCCGCACCGCTTCCCGCACCCGCGGACGAGCCTTCGACGCTCGACGTCGCGGCCGAGACCGCCCGCGTGCGCGAGGCCGTCGCGGCCGTCGCACGTGAGCTCGAGCAGCGCGGCGCCACCGCGGGCGGCGCGGCACAGGACGTCCTCGAAGCCCAGGCGATGATGGCGGAGGACCCGGCACTGGAGTCCGAGGTCGACACGCGTCTCGCCGCCGGCGCCACCGCAGAGCGAGCCGTCTACGACGCCTTCGCGAGCTTCCGCGACACCCTCGTCGCCGTCGGCGGCTACCTCGGCGAGCGCGCCGCGGACCTCGACGACGTCGCTCAGCGCGTGATCGCGCGGCTGCAGGGGGTCGCGGCTCCCGGCCTCCCCGAGCCGGGTCATCCCTACGTGCTGGTCGCCACCGACCTCGCTCCCGCCGACACCGCTCTGCTGGATCTCGACCAGGTGCTCGCGCTCGTCACGAGCGAAGGCGGCCCCACCTCGCACACCGCGATCCTGGCCCGCGAGAAGGGCATCGTGGCGATCGTGGGTGCTGCCGGTGCCGCAGACCTCGTCGACGACCAGGTCGTCATCGTGGACGCCGCTGCGGGCATCGTGACCACCCACCCGAGCGAGGAGGAACTGCGTCGCGCGCAGAACCGCGCCGATGCGCGCGCCGCGGCGGCCTCCGCGCCGATCACGCCCGGTGCGCTCTCCGACGGCACCGCGGTGCCCCTTCTGGCCAACCTGGGCAACCCCGAGGGCGCCGCCGAGGCCGTCGCTCTGGGCGCCGAGGGCGTCGGCCTGTTCCGCACCGAGTTCCTCTTCCTCAGCTCCGCCAACGCGCCCACGGTCGCGCAGCAGAAGGAGTCGTACACGCGCCTGCTCGCCGCGTTCCGAGGCAAGAAGGTCGTCGTCCGCGCCCTGGATGCGGGCGCCGACAAGCCGCTCGCGTTCCTCAACGACGCACACGAGGAGAACCCGGCACTCGGGCTCCGGGGGTTGCGCGCCCTCCGTGCGAACGAGGACATCCTGCGCGAGCAGCTGACGGCGCTGAGCGAAGCGGATGCGGCGGTCGCCGCATCCGGTGAGCCCGCCGACCTGTGGGTCATGGCACCCATGGTCGCCACCGTCGAGGAGACGATCTACTTCGTGGAGCTCGCCCGCGAGTTCGGCATCAAGACCGCCGGCGTCATGGTCGAGGTGCCCTCGTCGGCCCTGCTCGCCGATCGGGTGCTGAAGCACGCCGACTTCGCCTCGATCGGGACGAACGATCTGACCCAGTACACCCTGGCCGCCGACCGCCTGCTCGGCTCGGTCGCCGGTTTCCAGGACCCGTGGCACCCCGCGGTGCTGGGTCTCATCGGCACCACCGGTCGCGCCGGACGCGAGCTCGGAAAGCCCGTCGGCATCTGCGGCGAGGCGGCGGCGGATCCGCTGCTGGCCGTGGTCCTGGTCGGCCTCGGCGCGACGAGCCTCTCGATGGCCCCGACGGCCCTGGCCGACGTGCGGGCCACCCTCCTGAAGTACAGCCTCGAGGACGCCCGCCGCATCGCCGAGGCCGCCCTGGCCGCCGACGACGCCGCATCCGCACGCGACGCCGCGCGCGCCGCGTCCACCCCCGCCCCGTAA
- a CDS encoding PTS mannitol transporter subunit IICB — MTTTSAPVKQPGGARVAVQRFGTFLSGMIMPNIAAFIAWGFITMLFIPAGFFGADSPFGWHWYPVSEIIGGGGDSAIIGWNGAMTALAQGDGGTFQAYAGLVGAMVTYLLPLLIANTGGRMVYGERGGVVATIATMGVILGTNIPMFLGAMIMGPIAAWITKQMDKIWDGKIKPGFEMLVNNFSAGILGMILAIIGFFAFGPVFLAISDGLGEAVNWLVSLNLLPLVSIIVEPAKVLFLNNAINHGVFTPLGIQQADEVGKSILFLIEANPGPGIGLLLAFSFFGVGMAKASAPGAAIIQFFGGIHEIYFPYALSKPVTILALIAGGAAGVTTNMALGGGLAFPAAPGSIIAVGAAAIGPGVGNLLIVLLSVVVAAAVTFILTAIILRASRKRDLAAEADTFGAAIAQTEANKGKSSAAMDALRASGSSDADAADEALDKLETELETGGRADGGLLTTTKITNIVFACDAGMGSSAMGASVLRNKIKKAGVDGVTVTNKAIANLDGSEDLVITQNQLTDRARKQTPGAMHVSVDNFMNSPKYEEVVDLVVDQQKDGQQG; from the coding sequence ATGACGACGACGTCAGCTCCCGTCAAGCAGCCGGGAGGAGCCCGGGTCGCGGTCCAGCGATTCGGCACGTTCCTCTCCGGCATGATCATGCCCAACATCGCGGCCTTCATCGCGTGGGGCTTCATCACGATGCTGTTCATCCCCGCCGGCTTCTTCGGCGCGGACAGCCCCTTCGGCTGGCACTGGTACCCCGTCTCCGAGATCATCGGCGGCGGCGGCGACTCCGCCATCATCGGCTGGAACGGCGCCATGACCGCGCTCGCCCAGGGCGACGGCGGCACCTTCCAGGCCTACGCGGGCCTCGTGGGCGCCATGGTCACCTACCTGCTCCCGCTGCTGATCGCCAACACCGGAGGCCGCATGGTCTACGGCGAGCGCGGCGGCGTGGTGGCCACCATCGCCACGATGGGTGTCATCCTCGGCACCAACATCCCGATGTTCCTCGGCGCGATGATCATGGGCCCGATCGCGGCCTGGATCACCAAGCAGATGGACAAGATCTGGGACGGCAAGATCAAGCCCGGCTTCGAGATGCTGGTCAACAACTTCTCGGCCGGCATCCTGGGCATGATCCTCGCGATCATCGGTTTCTTCGCCTTCGGCCCGGTCTTCCTGGCCATCAGCGACGGCCTCGGCGAGGCGGTGAACTGGCTGGTCTCGCTGAACCTGCTGCCGCTCGTGTCGATCATCGTCGAGCCGGCCAAGGTGCTGTTCCTCAACAACGCCATCAACCACGGCGTGTTCACCCCGCTCGGCATCCAGCAGGCGGACGAGGTCGGCAAGAGCATCCTGTTCCTCATCGAGGCCAACCCCGGCCCCGGCATCGGACTCCTGCTCGCCTTCTCGTTCTTCGGGGTGGGCATGGCCAAGGCCTCTGCTCCGGGAGCTGCGATCATCCAGTTCTTCGGCGGCATCCACGAGATCTACTTCCCGTACGCGCTGAGCAAGCCCGTCACGATCCTCGCGCTCATCGCGGGCGGTGCGGCCGGTGTCACGACCAACATGGCGCTCGGCGGCGGTCTCGCCTTCCCTGCGGCCCCCGGCAGCATCATCGCCGTGGGAGCCGCGGCGATCGGACCCGGTGTCGGCAATCTGCTGATCGTGCTCCTCTCGGTGGTCGTCGCCGCAGCGGTCACCTTCATCCTGACCGCGATCATCCTCCGCGCCTCGCGCAAGCGGGACCTCGCGGCAGAGGCCGACACCTTCGGCGCCGCGATCGCCCAGACCGAGGCGAACAAGGGCAAGTCGTCCGCCGCGATGGATGCGCTCCGCGCCTCGGGCTCTTCGGATGCGGACGCCGCGGACGAGGCGCTCGACAAGCTCGAGACTGAGCTGGAGACCGGCGGCCGGGCCGACGGCGGGCTGCTGACCACCACGAAGATCACCAACATCGTCTTCGCGTGCGACGCCGGTATGGGCTCCTCCGCCATGGGCGCGAGCGTGCTCCGCAACAAGATCAAGAAGGCGGGCGTCGACGGCGTCACGGTCACCAACAAGGCGATCGCGAACCTGGACGGCAGCGAGGACCTGGTCATCACCCAGAACCAGCTCACCGATCGCGCGCGCAAGCAGACGCCCGGTGCGATGCACGTCTCCGTCGACAACTTCATGAACTCTCCGAAGTACGAAGAGGTCGTGGACCTGGTCGTCGATCAGCAGAAGGATGGTCAGCAGGGCTGA
- a CDS encoding PTS sugar transporter subunit IIA: MAVLGIGQVRIHSGGATRDEAMREAAGILESAGAVTGRYFDAMQQREQAVSTYMGNELAIPHGTNETKDEILASGLSVVRYDGGVDWDGNPVSFVIGIAGKGDEHLDILSQIALLFSDEDDVARLKAASTPEELYELLASVNA; this comes from the coding sequence ATGGCAGTTCTCGGTATCGGACAGGTGCGCATCCACTCGGGCGGCGCGACCCGCGACGAGGCCATGCGCGAAGCCGCCGGCATCCTGGAGTCCGCCGGCGCCGTCACCGGCAGATACTTCGACGCCATGCAGCAGCGCGAGCAGGCGGTGTCGACCTATATGGGCAACGAGCTCGCGATCCCGCACGGCACCAACGAGACCAAGGACGAGATCCTCGCCTCCGGGCTGTCGGTCGTCCGCTACGACGGCGGTGTCGACTGGGACGGCAACCCCGTCTCGTTCGTGATCGGCATCGCCGGCAAGGGCGACGAGCACCTCGACATCCTGTCGCAGATCGCACTGCTGTTCTCCGACGAGGACGACGTCGCGCGCCTCAAGGCCGCGTCGACGCCCGAGGAGCTCTACGAACTGCTCGCGTCGGTGAACGCATGA
- a CDS encoding mannitol-1-phosphate 5-dehydrogenase, translating into MKAVHFGAGNIGRGFVGLLLHEGGYEVVFSDVSAGLVDAINAVDSYTVHEVGDGGTDVVVTGFRALNSAEDPQAVVDEIASADVVTTAVGPTILKFVAPLIRAGLARRDETLAPLQVMACENAIGATDQLRAHIEEQAGDDWAELSARAVFANTAVDRIVPGQPADAGVDVVVEPFYEWAIEQAPFGGELPRIPGAHFVDDLAPYIERKLFTVNTGHAATAYYGARAGIERIADALAEPEITAAVSATLAETSAVLIAKHEFAPDELARYRETILSRFRNPALPDTVWRVGRQPLRKLSRHERFVGPAAEAAERGLSTEALVATMGAALSFSSPEDPEAVELQRLLSTRSAAAFTTEVTGLDPQHPLFTAVRDVVAAHQSA; encoded by the coding sequence ATGAAGGCCGTCCACTTCGGCGCCGGCAACATCGGGCGCGGCTTCGTCGGCCTCCTCCTGCACGAGGGCGGCTACGAGGTGGTGTTCTCCGATGTGTCGGCCGGGCTCGTCGATGCGATCAACGCGGTCGACAGCTACACGGTCCACGAGGTCGGCGACGGTGGCACGGACGTCGTGGTCACCGGGTTCCGCGCACTCAACAGCGCCGAGGACCCGCAGGCGGTCGTCGACGAGATCGCCTCGGCAGACGTGGTCACGACCGCGGTCGGCCCCACGATCCTGAAGTTCGTGGCCCCTCTCATCCGCGCCGGCCTCGCCCGCCGCGACGAGACCCTCGCACCGCTGCAGGTCATGGCCTGCGAGAACGCGATCGGCGCGACCGACCAGCTGCGCGCACACATCGAGGAGCAGGCCGGTGACGACTGGGCCGAGCTGTCCGCGCGCGCCGTGTTCGCCAACACCGCCGTCGACCGCATCGTGCCGGGTCAGCCGGCGGACGCCGGCGTGGATGTGGTCGTGGAGCCCTTCTACGAGTGGGCGATCGAGCAGGCGCCCTTCGGCGGCGAGCTGCCCCGCATCCCGGGCGCCCACTTCGTGGACGATCTGGCGCCGTACATCGAGCGCAAGCTGTTCACGGTGAACACCGGGCACGCCGCGACCGCCTACTACGGCGCACGCGCCGGCATCGAGCGGATCGCGGATGCGCTGGCCGAACCGGAGATCACGGCGGCGGTATCGGCGACGCTCGCCGAAACGTCGGCGGTGCTCATCGCGAAGCACGAGTTCGCCCCCGACGAGCTCGCCCGCTACCGGGAGACGATCCTCTCCCGCTTCCGCAACCCTGCCCTCCCCGACACGGTGTGGCGCGTCGGCCGACAGCCCCTGCGCAAGCTGTCCCGGCACGAGCGGTTCGTCGGGCCCGCCGCGGAGGCGGCCGAGCGCGGACTGTCCACCGAGGCGCTGGTCGCCACGATGGGCGCCGCGCTCTCCTTCTCGTCCCCCGAGGATCCGGAGGCCGTCGAGCTGCAGCGTCTGCTGAGCACGAGAAGCGCCGCCGCGTTCACGACCGAGGTCACGGGCCTCGACCCGCAGCATCCGCTGTTCACGGCCGTGCGCGACGTCGTCGCCGCACACCAGTCCGCCTGA
- a CDS encoding alpha/beta hydrolase, whose translation MTDPAPSRPRRRIRRVLGWTFGGLGALVVAAVLGVLVWGQVGVMAAEPGPLEAVRADAAVTVDEQAGAIVLSPASGSSEVGLVFIPGAKVEPIAYAATLSGLVDDGITVVITRPWYNLAFLDPRPLEAFTSLAPAVDTWMVGGHSLGGVRACQLATDADALVLFASYCANDLSTTGLPVLSISGSEDGLSTPAKIRDAAPLLPADAEFVEIDGASHASFGAYGPQAGDGSPSIGEAEMTERVTELVTDFAASLL comes from the coding sequence GTGACCGATCCCGCGCCTTCTCGTCCTCGCCGCCGCATCCGTCGGGTTCTGGGGTGGACGTTCGGCGGCCTGGGCGCACTCGTCGTGGCCGCCGTCCTGGGCGTGCTCGTCTGGGGGCAGGTGGGCGTCATGGCCGCCGAGCCCGGCCCTCTCGAGGCGGTCCGCGCCGACGCCGCCGTCACTGTCGACGAACAGGCCGGCGCCATCGTCCTCTCGCCCGCATCCGGATCGTCCGAGGTGGGGCTCGTGTTCATCCCCGGCGCCAAGGTCGAACCGATCGCCTATGCAGCCACGCTCTCGGGTCTCGTGGACGACGGCATCACCGTCGTGATCACCCGCCCCTGGTACAACCTCGCCTTCCTGGACCCGCGCCCGCTGGAGGCGTTCACCTCGCTCGCCCCGGCCGTGGACACGTGGATGGTGGGCGGCCACTCGCTCGGCGGCGTGCGCGCCTGCCAGCTCGCAACGGATGCGGACGCACTCGTGCTCTTCGCCTCATACTGCGCGAACGATCTGTCGACCACCGGTCTTCCCGTGCTCAGCATCAGCGGCAGCGAGGACGGCCTGTCGACCCCGGCGAAGATCCGGGACGCGGCACCCCTCCTTCCGGCCGACGCCGAGTTCGTCGAGATCGACGGCGCGTCGCACGCATCCTTCGGCGCCTACGGCCCGCAGGCGGGTGACGGCTCGCCCTCGATCGGTGAGGCGGAGATGACAGAGCGCGTGACAGAGCTCGTCACCGACTTCGCCGCATCCCTGCTGTGA
- a CDS encoding adenosine deaminase: protein MPIDQHGDATLDGVSLRSLPKISLHDHLDGAVRPDTIVELADAAGLPVPESDGDDLADWFAESSDSGSLVEYLKTFDLTTSVMQTRENLTRISREFVEDLAADGVIYGEVRWAPEQHLSGGLSLEEVVEAVQEGIEEGEDAAADAGHDIRVGQLITAMRHTDRSLEIAKLAVAFRDRGAVGFDIAGPEDGFLPSRHRAAFDYLAAQFFPVTVHAGEAAGLDSIRSALWDGRALRLGHGVRIAQDLEVVSREGDVVEVVFGDLARWVRDREIPLELSPSSNLQTGAIAAWGNEMADHPFDLLYQLGFAVTVNVDNRTQSRTSLTRELALLAEAFDYGLDDLETFQINAAAGVFLPVEEREELIDLISDGFA from the coding sequence ATGCCCATCGACCAGCACGGCGACGCCACCCTCGACGGAGTGTCGCTGCGGAGCCTGCCGAAGATCTCCCTGCACGACCATCTCGACGGTGCCGTGCGCCCCGACACGATCGTCGAGCTCGCCGACGCCGCGGGTCTTCCCGTGCCCGAGAGCGACGGCGACGACCTCGCCGACTGGTTCGCCGAATCGAGCGACTCCGGCTCGCTCGTCGAATACCTGAAGACCTTCGACCTCACGACATCGGTGATGCAGACGCGGGAGAACCTGACGCGGATCTCCCGGGAGTTCGTCGAGGACCTGGCCGCCGACGGCGTCATCTACGGAGAGGTGCGCTGGGCGCCCGAGCAGCACCTGTCCGGCGGGCTCTCCCTCGAAGAGGTCGTCGAAGCGGTGCAGGAGGGCATCGAGGAGGGCGAGGATGCGGCGGCGGATGCCGGGCACGACATCCGCGTCGGCCAGCTCATCACCGCGATGCGCCACACCGACCGTTCGCTGGAGATCGCCAAACTCGCCGTCGCCTTCCGCGATCGCGGGGCCGTCGGTTTCGACATCGCGGGCCCCGAGGACGGGTTCCTCCCGTCGCGTCACCGTGCCGCCTTCGACTACCTCGCGGCGCAGTTCTTCCCGGTCACCGTTCATGCCGGCGAGGCGGCGGGGCTCGACTCGATCCGTTCGGCCCTGTGGGACGGCCGCGCGCTGCGTCTCGGACACGGTGTGCGCATCGCCCAAGACCTCGAGGTCGTCTCTCGCGAGGGCGATGTCGTCGAGGTCGTCTTCGGCGACCTGGCGCGCTGGGTGCGCGACCGCGAGATCCCGCTGGAACTCTCGCCGAGCTCCAACCTGCAGACCGGCGCGATCGCCGCGTGGGGCAACGAGATGGCGGATCACCCCTTCGACCTGCTGTACCAGCTGGGTTTCGCGGTGACCGTGAACGTCGACAACCGCACGCAGAGCCGTACCTCGCTCACGCGCGAGCTGGCCCTGCTCGCCGAGGCCTTCGACTACGGACTCGACGACCTCGAGACCTTCCAGATCAACGCTGCCGCGGGCGTCTTCCTGCCGGTCGAGGAGCGCGAGGAGTTGATCGACCTCATCAGCGACGGCTTCGCATGA
- a CDS encoding thymidine phosphorylase codes for MSAVEPFDAVDVIRAKRDGRPVDESALRWMIDAYTREYVTDAQMSAFAMAVLLNGMSRDEIRVMTDAMIASGERMSFTALSKTTVDKHSTGGVGDKITLPLAPLVAAFGVAVPQLSGRGLGHTGGTLDKLESIPGWRAALSNDEMFAQLDDVGAVICAAGSGLAPADKRLYALRDVTGTVEAIPLIASSIMSKKIAEGTASLVLDVKFGSGAFMQDIDKARELARTMVALGNDSGVATTALLTDMNSPLGRAIGNANEVRESVEVLAGGGPADVVELTVALAREMLALAGQPDADVEAALKDGRAMDVWRRMIVAQDGDPDAALPVARETHTVLAPRSGVVTRLEALPFGIAAWRLGAGRARPQDAVVHAAGIDLHAQLGERVEAGHPLFTLSAEDAARFPRALEALEGAWEIGDAAPTASARVAERITA; via the coding sequence ATGAGCGCCGTGGAGCCGTTCGACGCCGTCGATGTGATCCGAGCCAAGCGTGACGGCCGTCCCGTCGACGAGTCGGCGCTGAGGTGGATGATCGACGCGTACACGCGCGAGTACGTGACGGATGCGCAGATGTCGGCGTTCGCGATGGCGGTGCTGCTGAACGGCATGAGCCGTGATGAGATCCGCGTGATGACCGACGCCATGATCGCCTCGGGCGAGCGGATGAGCTTCACCGCGCTGTCGAAGACCACGGTCGACAAGCACTCCACCGGCGGCGTGGGGGACAAGATCACCCTGCCACTGGCGCCGCTCGTGGCAGCCTTCGGTGTCGCCGTGCCCCAGCTTTCGGGACGCGGCCTCGGTCACACGGGTGGCACGCTCGACAAGCTCGAGTCGATCCCGGGATGGCGGGCCGCCCTGTCCAACGACGAGATGTTCGCGCAGCTGGACGACGTCGGCGCGGTGATCTGCGCCGCGGGCTCGGGGCTCGCGCCGGCCGACAAGCGTCTGTATGCGCTGCGCGACGTCACCGGGACGGTCGAGGCCATCCCGTTGATCGCATCGAGCATCATGTCCAAGAAGATCGCCGAGGGCACTGCATCCCTTGTGCTCGATGTGAAGTTCGGCTCGGGCGCCTTCATGCAGGACATCGACAAGGCTCGCGAGCTCGCACGCACGATGGTCGCGCTCGGCAACGACTCCGGCGTCGCGACGACTGCCCTGCTGACCGACATGAACAGCCCGCTGGGCCGGGCCATCGGCAACGCGAACGAGGTCCGCGAGTCCGTGGAGGTGCTCGCCGGCGGAGGCCCCGCCGATGTCGTGGAGCTGACGGTCGCCCTCGCCCGCGAGATGCTGGCGCTGGCCGGTCAGCCCGACGCGGATGTCGAGGCGGCGCTGAAGGACGGGCGCGCCATGGATGTCTGGCGCCGCATGATCGTCGCGCAGGACGGCGACCCGGATGCAGCCCTGCCGGTGGCGCGGGAGACGCACACGGTCCTCGCGCCCCGCTCCGGCGTCGTGACCCGCCTGGAGGCGCTGCCGTTCGGCATCGCCGCGTGGCGGCTCGGGGCCGGACGCGCACGTCCGCAGGACGCCGTCGTGCACGCAGCGGGCATCGACCTGCACGCGCAGCTCGGGGAACGCGTGGAGGCTGGTCACCCGCTGTTCACCCTGTCGGCGGAGGATGCTGCCCGCTTCCCGCGCGCCCTGGAGGCGCTCGAGGGGGCATGGGAGATCGGCGATGCGGCACCGACCGCATCCGCCCGCGTCGCCGAACGCATCACCGCCTGA